Sequence from the bacterium genome:
AGACGCCACGAGGAGGCCAGGTCCTGCTCCAGCGATTCCTTGAGGCTCACTCCGCCGTTGGTCTTGACTTCCTTGGACACGTGCGCGCTCTTGGACAGCGTGTAACTCAAGCCCACATTCAGATCCTTGTAGGCGCCCAGAAGGCCGAAAGTCGGACGCACGCAGGAATAGTGGTACTTGAACTGGTCGATATCGTTGACCAGCAGGCTGTTGTCGAATGCGATCCGCCGCTCGTGATCCGCCACCCCGATCAGCCAGTCGGCGGCCACACCCACGGCCAGATACTTGGACACCGTGCGCGCCACACCGATACGGCTGACATAGAAGCTGCCGGTGGTGGAGAACGTGCGGGTCGCCGAGCCCGAGCTCAGGAAATCGTAAGCCTTGCTGTCCGAGACTTTCCAGGCCAGATCGCGGTCCTGGTACAGCCCCCAGCTCACGACGAATTTCTTGTAGGCCGGAAAGACAGTGTTGAGCGACAGGTACTCGGTGGCGCGCAGGTTGGTCGAGCCCTGGGGCGTTTTCAGCGTGATGTAGTCCTGCGAGAACGTGCCGTTGACCCCGGAGCGCCAGAAATTGACCAGCCGGGCCGGGTTGCTGAACGAAAAATCCTCACCGTTCAGGGCCGTGGTGGCCCCGCCCAGGGCGCGTCCGCGGGCGTCCGCCCCGCTGACTGGAATACCCAGATGCGCCGCGCCCAGCATCGAATCGGCGTGCAGGACGGATGATCCGCCCGCGAGCAGGGCCATCCCGGCCGCAAGCACCAAACCTTTGAACGCACCACGCATCATCCGCCCCAATTCTTTATGGCTGCGACTGAGAACCCGGGCCGGCGTAGGCCGGCAGGTCGGAATAGATCACGGAGAAATACGGCTGCTTCGTGCTGTCCGCCACCGTGGGCGGGTATATTTCGGCGAAACCGGCGGTGGTGGCGTTGGCCAGGCTGGCCAGCACCACGTAGTTGCTGCTTCCGCCGCCCTCGCGCACCGCTTTCTGCACAGCGCTGGTCACATCCATCACCAGCGAGGTGTCTCTCTCGCCGATCACGATGCCGTAACCCAGGGCCGCGGCGTCCGAGGGCACGAAACCCAGGTCGGTGCGCAGGTAGGTGCCGACCACGAAACTGTCCACGAACGCGGACCGGGCCATGCTCAGGTGGATGCTGGCCTGGTTGATTGTGGAATTGGCCGGGATGCCCGAGAAATCGTAGCGGAAGAACAGTTGACGCGCGGGCAGGGCCGAGATCATCAGGTTGCCGGGATCGTTCGCGCCCTCGAACTTCACGATGGTCGCATCCATGAAAGCACGGCGGTCCAGCAGGAGTTGGTCGCTGGAGCCGGACTCGGTGTAGACCACCTCCAGGCGCGAGGCGGTCGGGCTGTCGGGATAGCCCTCGCGGGCCAGGAACTCGACCATCGTGTCATCCGACCCGTAGGTGATCACCTCCAGCGACAGGTTCTCGCGGCCCGGGAGCCAGGAACGGAGTTGAACCACGTCCAGGCCAACCGAGATCGTGTCGTAGGCCGCACCGTTGAACGGAGCCTGCCCCAGGGGTGCGGCCGCGTAGTCGCCCCCCGGAGTGCTCCAGGGGGCGCCATCCGCCGCCTGGTCGTAGGTGACCTCGGTTTCCTCGAAATCCTTGTTCAGCAGGTGGATCGCGATATTAAGCGGCAGAGTGCCGCGGGTGCGGATCACGAAAAGCTGGAGGCGCGCGGACTGCACCTGGATGGTCGAGGGCAGCGCGGTGCGGAAACTGAGCACAGTGCGCAACTCGTACTGACGGCGGTGGCCGGCCAGAATCGTGGTCTGGCTGCCCTTGGCCACTGTACCGCCCTCGACGGTCCGTATCTCGAGGGCCCGATGGATTTCGGTGCGGATCGGGTCGGAGCCCTGCATCCCGCCGGGGACGAGG
This genomic interval carries:
- a CDS encoding DNRLRE domain-containing protein, with amino-acid sequence MLLVPGGMQGSDPIRTEIHRALEIRTVEGGTVAKGSQTTILAGHRRQYELRTVLSFRTALPSTIQVQSARLQLFVIRTRGTLPLNIAIHLLNKDFEETEVTYDQAADGAPWSTPGGDYAAAPLGQAPFNGAAYDTISVGLDVVQLRSWLPGRENLSLEVITYGSDDTMVEFLAREGYPDSPTASRLEVVYTESGSSDQLLLDRRAFMDATIVKFEGANDPGNLMISALPARQLFFRYDFSGIPANSTINQASIHLSMARSAFVDSFVVGTYLRTDLGFVPSDAAALGYGIVIGERDTSLVMDVTSAVQKAVREGGGSSNYVVLASLANATTAGFAEIYPPTVADSTKQPYFSVIYSDLPAYAGPGSQSQP